One genomic region from Daphnia magna isolate NIES linkage group LG10, ASM2063170v1.1, whole genome shotgun sequence encodes:
- the LOC116931723 gene encoding nucleolar protein 11-like: protein MAAFKPHYTLCPLLGAHNLVGVSADKEESTVLVTLGPNIVVKHKLSDQKPLKSWSTRQSNQITCKSVYSGTNDKYVCVLNRKHICMWSEEESNLEDVKKHTFSTNIHTIHSPPGKSSIIVYENGYSECLEIGLTKRKDVKPSLLDQNETVAKSYLEVVKNQSILVLCTSGNKIYYVRLASDGTPDGNLNFSLTKGTDCKNLGMVVVNDDTNIVTILVLWSDGELVRYSEQGGIMSTYSLSGICLSSPVAMVKLDATHIAIYGADVSEEGATLLLFDLKFGMSVANRKLKFFCDPPHMYCLESNNVLLLCIVQNLVVVPYVLQPSLLCNLIDSKHIRDTNAKPDVVGWGEAVPTSPNPNPLKFRQVETTRLSNTLWESNASSSRIFDELLPLLKEDKDINGICLLLSSVKDLPEKWLADLLNFSLEINLIEGDKLSKMLEILLSLSHSDVVLLNHLRRKMTTQSTIKLLQYLAELLKTCKWAKDETSEASKPDFSQVVDWISLILDAHHHELLIAGSDDQVKQLIKQLGQLVGESYDVLDSLGQSEPLVTLLEQKRRPPENRRKDWYAIEVVRLL, encoded by the exons ATGGCGGCGTTTAAGCCTCACTATACTTTATGTCCGCTGCTTGGTGCCCACAATTTGGTTGGAGTTAGTGCCGATAAAGAAGAAAGCACGGTTCTTGTTACTCTTGGACCTAATATCGTTGTCAAACATAAG CTTTCAGATCAGAAACCTCTTAAAAGTTGGAGTACACGACAGTCGAACCAAATAACATGCAAGAGTGTCTACAGTGGCACAAATGATAAATATGTTTGTGTCCTTAATAGAAAGCATATTTGCATGTGGAGTGAAGAAGAATCAAACCTCGAAGATGTCAAGAAACATACA TTTTCAACAAATATTCACACTATCCATTCACCCCCTGGAAAGTCATCAATCATTGTGTATGAGAATGGTTACAGTGAGTGTCTAGAAATAGGTTTAACCAAACGGAAGGATGTCAAACCTAGTTTATTGGATCAGAATGAAACTGTTGCCAAGTCATACCTTGAAGTTGttaaaaatcaatcaatcCTTGTGTTGTGTACATCTGGAAACAAG ATCTACTATGTTCGTCTAGCAAGTGATGGAACACCAGATGGGAACCTAAATTTTTCATTGACCAAAGGAACTGACTGCAAAAATCTAGGAATGGTTGTGGTTAATGATGATACAAACATTGTCACCATTCTTGTATTGT GGTCTGATGGAGAATTGGTTCGATACTCTGAACAAGGCGGTATTATGTCTACTTACAGCTTAAGTGGGATATGCCTTTCAAGTCCTGTGGCAATGGTCAAGTTGGATGCCACTCACATTGCTATATATGGAGCTGACGTTAGTGAAGAAGGGGCGACACTGTTGCTGTTTGACTTGAAATTTGGTATGAGTGTAGCGAACAGAAAATTAAAGTTCTTCTGTGACCCACCGCACATGTACTGCCTCGAGTCCAACAACGTTTTGCTGCTCTGCATTGTACAGAATTTG GTCGTAGTACCCTACGTTCTTCAACCTTCTTTGCTGTGCAACTTGATAGATAGCAAACACATAAGAG ATACAAATGCAAAGCCTGACGTTGTCGGCTGGGGCGAAGCTGTTCCGACATCACCGAACCCTAATCCATTAAAATTTCGTCAAGTTGAGACAACTAGACTGTCAAACACTCTGTGGGAATCGAATGCTAGTAGCAGCCGCATTTTCGACGAATTACTTCCACTTTTGAAAGAAGACAAGGATATAAACGGGATCTGTCTTCTCTTGTCCTCTGTGAAAGATCTACCGGAAAAATGGCTGGCAGATCTTCTGAATTTTTCGCTAGAAATCAATCTTATCGAAGGAGACAAACTATCAAAAATGTTGGAGATTCTTCTGTCTCTTTCGCATTCTGATGTTGTCCTTCTTAATCATCTAAGAAGGAAAATGACCACACAGTCAACAATCAAACTTTTGCAATACTTGGCCGAGCTTCTCAAAACTTGCAAATGGGCGAAAGATGAAACTTCTGAGGCCAGTAAACCAGACTTCAGTCAAGTCGTGGATTGGATTTCATTAATTCTAGATGCTCATCATCACGAGCTGCTCATCGCGGGAAGTGACGATCAAGTCAAACAATTAATCAAACAATTGGGTCAACTTGTTGGCGAAAGT TACGATGTCCTGGATTCCTTGGGACAATCTGAGCCCCTTGTGACTTTACTGGAACAGAAGAGAAGGCCTCCAGAGAACCGACGCAAAGATTGGTACGCGATTGAGGTTGTAAGGCTGTTGTAG
- the LOC116931725 gene encoding arf-GAP with dual PH domain-containing protein 1 isoform X1 has protein sequence MADINGRRVLELVKKTGNSVCADCNCQVTEYASYNIGVFLCTQCAGIHRALGTHISKIKHLRLDKWEESQVKHLEEVGNIVAKRKYEERVPVCYRRPSENDPQILREQWIRAKYQREEFIHAEKQRYTRGTMEGFLFKRSKVDDSCKQRRFVLSERENTLKYYVSNKKEPKAEIRILDMNVAFAPEKLKPPTSLQITYINQGSTRHIYVYHDDAEVIVEWYMAIRSAKLNLLQVAHPTQPEMELAQSLTQDFLKEGFLCKTGPKPSDGFKRRWFTLDGRKLMYHDQKLDPYPKGEIFIGHLSDGYSIHTGQPVGWKLKDVGFIFHVKTPSRSFVFSAERSDDRNEWIAALQMVISRPMSPQDSFLRGILVKKRGGGSVVSFFSNR, from the exons ATGGCTGACATCAATGGGAGACGAGTATTGGAGTTAGTCAAGAAAACTGGTAACAGTGTTTGTGCTGACTGTAATTGTCAAG TGACAGAGTATGCTTCTTACAATATTGGAGTCTTTCTTTGCACTCAG TGTGCTGGGATCCATCGTGCCTTGGGAACCCATATATCCAAGATAAAGCACCTGAGGTTAGACAAATGGGAAGAATCACAagtaaaacatttagaagaagttGGTAATATTGTTGCCAAAAGGAAGTATGAGGAACGGGTACCGGTGTGTTACAGAAGACCTTCAGAAAATGATCCACA GATTCTTAGAGAACAATGGATTAGGGCCAAATACCAAAGGGAAGAATTTATTCATGCCGAAAAACAGCGATATACTCGCGGAACTATGGAAGGTTTTCTATTCAAACGAAGTAAAGTAGATGATTCATGCAAGCAAAGGCGTTTCGTCTTGTCGGAGCGAGAAAATACCCTTAAATACTACGTCTCCAAT AAGAAGGAGCCTAAGGCGGAAATCCGTATACTCGATATGAACGTAGCATTTGCCCCTGAAAAATTAAAACCTCCCACCTCCCTCCAAATCACCTACATCAATCAA GGCTCAACCCGGCATATCTATGTGTATCACGATGACGCCGAGGTGATTGTCGAATGGTATATGGCTATTCGGTCAGCTAAACTTAATTTACTACAAGTCGCTCATCCTACGCAGCCTGAAATGGAG TTGGCACAGTCATTGACGCAAGATTTCCTGAAGGAAGGATTCTTATGCAAAACGGGGCCCAAACCCTCAGACGGATTTAAAAGACGGTGGTTTACTCTTGATGGAAGAAAGCTCATGTACCATGATCAAAAACTG GACCCGTACCCTAAGGGAGAGATCTTTATTGGTCACTTGAGTGATGGGTACAGCATCCATACGGGTCAGCCTGTCGGTTGGAAACTCAAGGATGTGGGATTCATTTTTCATGTGAAAACACCGTctcgttcttttgttttttcggcTGAGAGATCTGACGACCGCAATGAATGGATAGCGGCCCTTCAGATGGTCATTTCTCGGCCAATGTCACCTCAAGATTCTTTTT TGAGAGGCATATTGGTAAAGAAGCGAGGTGGGGGGTCGGTGGTATCCTTCTTTTCCAATCGCTGA
- the LOC116931727 gene encoding N-acetyltransferase 9-like protein produces the protein MKINRQTKITGDLVVLVPYRDIHVPKYHEWMSSEELQKLTASEPLSVEQEYEMQKSWADDEDKCTFIVLDKAKYEDTNNEVDSMIGDTNIFMTDNTDVTLAEIEIMIAETCYRKNGRGKESTLLMLKYGKEQLGVKQFHAKIGLDNIASIQMFQKIGFHEISRSEVFGEVTLAVFSDDDAFVRYLKDHVGQYNVSNHY, from the exons ATGAAGATCAACCGTCAAACCAAAATCACGGGTGATCTTGTTGTTTTGGTGCCTTACCGGGATATCCACGTTCCTAA GTATCACGAATGGATGTCGTCGGAAGAACTGCAGAAGTTGACTGCTTCAGAACCGCTCTCGGTAGAACAAGAATACGAGATGCAAAAATCATGGGCTGATGATGAAGACA AATGCACTTTCATTGTTTTGGATAAAGCCAAATATGAAGATACAAATAATGAAGTTG ATTCTATGATTGGTGATACCAATATCTTCATGACTGACAATACTGATGTTACCTTGGCAGAAATTGAGATCATGATTGCAGAGacttgttatcgaaaaaatgGAAGAGGAAAAGAATCAACATTACTAATGCTCAAATATG gTAAAGAACAACTGGGAGTCAAACAGTTCCATGCCAAAATTGGGCTGGATAATATTGCGAGTATTCAAATGTTCCAGAAGATTGGATTCCACGAAATTAGCCGGAGCGAAGTTTTCGGTGAAGTTACCTTGGCTGTCTTCTCCGACGACGATGCATTTGTACGTTATCTGAAAGATCACGTTGGTCAATACAACGTGTCCAACCATTATTGA
- the LOC116931725 gene encoding arf-GAP with dual PH domain-containing protein 1 isoform X2: protein MADINGRRVLELVKKTGNSVCADCNCQVTEYASYNIGVFLCTQCAGIHRALGTHISKIKHLRLDKWEESQVKHLEEVGNIVAKRKYEERVPVCYRRPSENDPQILREQWIRAKYQREEFIHAEKQRYTRGTMEGFLFKRSKVDDSCKQRRFVLSERENTLKYYVSNKEPKAEIRILDMNVAFAPEKLKPPTSLQITYINQGSTRHIYVYHDDAEVIVEWYMAIRSAKLNLLQVAHPTQPEMELAQSLTQDFLKEGFLCKTGPKPSDGFKRRWFTLDGRKLMYHDQKLDPYPKGEIFIGHLSDGYSIHTGQPVGWKLKDVGFIFHVKTPSRSFVFSAERSDDRNEWIAALQMVISRPMSPQDSFLRGILVKKRGGGSVVSFFSNR from the exons ATGGCTGACATCAATGGGAGACGAGTATTGGAGTTAGTCAAGAAAACTGGTAACAGTGTTTGTGCTGACTGTAATTGTCAAG TGACAGAGTATGCTTCTTACAATATTGGAGTCTTTCTTTGCACTCAG TGTGCTGGGATCCATCGTGCCTTGGGAACCCATATATCCAAGATAAAGCACCTGAGGTTAGACAAATGGGAAGAATCACAagtaaaacatttagaagaagttGGTAATATTGTTGCCAAAAGGAAGTATGAGGAACGGGTACCGGTGTGTTACAGAAGACCTTCAGAAAATGATCCACA GATTCTTAGAGAACAATGGATTAGGGCCAAATACCAAAGGGAAGAATTTATTCATGCCGAAAAACAGCGATATACTCGCGGAACTATGGAAGGTTTTCTATTCAAACGAAGTAAAGTAGATGATTCATGCAAGCAAAGGCGTTTCGTCTTGTCGGAGCGAGAAAATACCCTTAAATACTACGTCTCCAAT AAGGAGCCTAAGGCGGAAATCCGTATACTCGATATGAACGTAGCATTTGCCCCTGAAAAATTAAAACCTCCCACCTCCCTCCAAATCACCTACATCAATCAA GGCTCAACCCGGCATATCTATGTGTATCACGATGACGCCGAGGTGATTGTCGAATGGTATATGGCTATTCGGTCAGCTAAACTTAATTTACTACAAGTCGCTCATCCTACGCAGCCTGAAATGGAG TTGGCACAGTCATTGACGCAAGATTTCCTGAAGGAAGGATTCTTATGCAAAACGGGGCCCAAACCCTCAGACGGATTTAAAAGACGGTGGTTTACTCTTGATGGAAGAAAGCTCATGTACCATGATCAAAAACTG GACCCGTACCCTAAGGGAGAGATCTTTATTGGTCACTTGAGTGATGGGTACAGCATCCATACGGGTCAGCCTGTCGGTTGGAAACTCAAGGATGTGGGATTCATTTTTCATGTGAAAACACCGTctcgttcttttgttttttcggcTGAGAGATCTGACGACCGCAATGAATGGATAGCGGCCCTTCAGATGGTCATTTCTCGGCCAATGTCACCTCAAGATTCTTTTT TGAGAGGCATATTGGTAAAGAAGCGAGGTGGGGGGTCGGTGGTATCCTTCTTTTCCAATCGCTGA
- the LOC116931724 gene encoding WD repeat-containing protein 18 has translation MEVVITSECSGQLWNTCVWEPLTGTTLRTFKGGISGSQSLCVVGGDYLIASIKDKPIIQVWALNRQDQITTKMIMPGIIQVLAVSPCNNFCVGALSEQLLVWQLSTGKLVASLRRHYQNVSDVKFTADSSRFVSAGAEGLVLLWSLDTVLHSKECEPDSTWSDHSLPVTGLHVTKSLIQPLAFSVSLDQTCKIRDLNTGRTLFNIQFGQPLRSVAVDHAEESCYVGSQEGKIYRIDLLDPPRGVEQMVDETASRKMFVGHEKAVTCLSVSMDGCHLLSGSDDESARVWDMASGQCVRILAHRGPLTNAFFAPRYKHLDTDKFHPRVIINTFEKKRHDGQLNADSDTNVQLLMRCPPLLESFDSECQSNSLLGKSEGQASGEVMQNELSHLKYVNRQLYAFAVDKILNNDTTCTTSSNKKRK, from the exons ATGGAGGTAGTAATTACAAGCGAGTGTTCCGGTCAATTATGGAATACATGTGTTTGGGAACCTTTGACTGGCACCACTTTACGGACATTTAAAGGTGGAATTTCGGGTTCTCAATCGCTCTGTGTAGTCGGTGGAGATTACTTGATTGCCTCCATAAAAGACAAACCCATTATACAG gtatggGCGTTGAATAGGCAAGATCAGATCACAACCAAAATGATAATGCCTGGCATCATTCAAGTTTTGGCTGTTTCTCCGTGCAACAATTTCTGCGTGGGAGCTCTCAGTGAACAGTTGTTGGTCTGGCAATTGTCAACTGGAAAACTGGTGGCATCGCTTAGACGTCACTATCAAAATGTGTCTGATGTGAAATTCACAGCAGATTCTTCACGGTTTGTGAGTGCTGGAGCTGAAGGTCTCGTTCTGCTCTGGAGTTTGGACACGGTGCTACACTCCAAG GAATGTGAACCAGATTCAACATGGTCTGACCATTCCTTACCCGTGACTGGCCTCCACGTGACAAAATCACTGATTCAACCTTTGGCGTTTTCAGTATCTCTTGATCAAACGTGCAAAATCCGAGATCTGAACACTGGCAGAACGTTATTCAACATACAATTCGGTCAG CCGTTGCGTTCAGTTGCGGTTGACCATGCCGAAGAAAGTTGTTACGTCGGTTCTCAGGAGGGAAAGATTTACAGAATAGATTTATTGGATCCTCCCCGTGGTGTCGAACAAATGGTGGACGAGACGGCTTCGAGGAAAATGTTTGTGGGCCATGAGAAAGCTGTCACATGCCTGAGCGTATCAATGGACGGCTGTCATTTACTAAGCG gttctgATGACGAAAGCGCTCGTGTATGGGACATGGCCAGCGGGCAATGCGTCCGCATTCTGGCCCACCGTGGCCCATTAACAAATGCGTTTTTCGCTCCACGGTACAAACATTTGGATACAGACAAGTTCCATCCACGCGTCATCATCAACACATTCGAAAAGAAACGGCATGACGGCCAGCTGAATGCCGACAGCGATACAAATGTCCAACTGTTGATGCGTTGTCCGCCTTTGTTGGAATCATTCGACTCTGAATGTCAATCCAATTCCTTATTGGGCAAAAGCGAAGGCCAAGCGTCGGGTGAAGTGATGCAAAACGAGCTGAGCCATTTGAAGTACGTCAATCGGCAATTGTACGCCTTTGCCGTCGACAAGATTCTCAACAACGATACGACGTGTACGACAAGCAGCAACAAGAAACGCAAATAA